Sequence from the Ooceraea biroi isolate clonal line C1 chromosome 5, Obir_v5.4, whole genome shotgun sequence genome:
AAAGCAGCCAGGCTGCAGGCTACCTCTCCACCGTGAGAATGCAACTGACCGGACCGTTCATCCCGAAATCGCTGacgcacgtacacgtacacgtagaGATTGAGGGCTCGCTCCATACAAAAACATACGAGGCTGACCCAAATCTGACGCACACGTTCGCCTGGAACAAGAGGAACGTTTACAAGCAGAAGGTGTACGGCGTGGCACAGGCGAGGATTTCGATCGGCTATCAGCACTCTACTTGTCCGTCGGTGATATGGGAGACGCAAACGGCCATTCTGCAGGGTTTCGATGTCGACATCTCCGATATCGGCGGCTGGGGACTTGACATCCATCATCATTACAATTTCCACGAGGGGATCCTGCAGAAAGGCGACGGCTCGACCCTCCACTTCAAACAGTACCCACGCACCGTGAAAGTGGTGATGGGCACCGGCCTCCAGAGGAGTCTAGTGTGTCAGAATTGCAACGATCTCGCTAAGGATTCCAGACTTTTGACACCAGTGGCCCTTACCAGTGGGCCCGACGGTAGCATCTATGTTGGCGATTTCAACCTCGTGCGCAGGATCACGCCTGAAGGAAACGTCTACACCGTCCTGATTCTGAGGTAATTAGATTTGTTGCAGAAGAAACCTCAACTCGGAATGTCGCGTGTcgaaaattcgtcgatgaGATCGAAATGTTTGCTAACTTAAACACAATTCCATCTCTTTCAGCGCGACGCAAGTGGCATATCAATACTACCTGTGCATCTCGCCGGCTGATGGACACTTGTACATCAGCGACCCGGAGAAGCATCAAATATTAAAGGCTCTCTCGCTGGAGCAGGTACAAGATCCCAGTATCAATATCGAACCCGTGGTCGGTAGTGGCGAGAGATGTATTCCTGGTGATGAAGGACATTGCGGCGACGAGGGTCCAGCCATCCACGCGAAATTGGCTCATCCCAAAGGTAAGGAACGAATTGAGACGTATCAGTCATCCACTTGAAGGGTACTCGCGCTATTAGAACGATTCGGAATAATCCAGATAATGCTACCGAAATTGCGAGCACATATTGTATTGAGAAATTCGTGTATTTGAAGATTATtcgggaaaataattttggaaaACGCAGTTCATAGTAAATATGTGATTCCCACAGGGATCGCGATCGCGGCCGACAAAACAATGTATATCGCCGATGGAACCAACATTCGTGCGGTTGATCCTCGCGGTATCATACACACGCTCGTGGGACATCATGGTCATCACAACCACTGGTCACCCGCACCTTGCATCGGAGCCATTCCCGCACATCAGGCCCAGTTACAATGGCCAACTGGACTAACGCTAAGCCCGCTAGACGGATCATTGCACTTTATCGACGACAGGCTGGTCCTAAAACTCACCAGCGATTTGAAGGTGCGGGTGGTAGCTGGGACACCTCTCCACTGCACCAGCAGTGCAAACGGCAATAATAACAACGAGCTATTGAAGATGAACTTAACCAGCACTCTGAAAAAATTAGACGAAGTGCTTGGATCGGTGTTGGCCGTCGGTTTCAGTCCAACCGGCGAACTATACATAGCGGATCGTGATTCTCATCGTGTGAACTCCATCAGGATCGTCGATTCGTCTGGGAAAATGTCGCACTTTGCTGGTCAGCAGCAGGAGAGACTGCGTGGGCAATGCGAGTGCAACAACACTACGCCCAGTAGCAAAGACATCGACGCGTGCACTTGCACGGACGATACCAGCAGCACGGAGACCCTTCTGTCGTCAAATGTCAAGTTCACTGCGATATCCGCCCTGGCAGTGTCACCGGACGGCATTCTGCACGTGGCCGATCAGGGTAGCCTTCACATCCTCGCCCTGCAGCCGTACTTGCCGAATCATGACGAGAGTGGCGAGTTCAACATCCCATTCCCACCTTCAAACGAAGTCTATGTGTTCAATCGTTACGGTCAGCACATCTCCACAAAGGATCTGACGTCCGGCAAGACTCGTTATTCATTCCTGTACAGCAAGAACACGAGCTTCGGCAAACTGTCTACAGTGACGGACAGTGCGGGCAACAAGATTCAATTCCTGCGTGACTATAGCAGCGTCGTCAGCTCCATTGAGAATACGCAGGATCACAAATCTGAATTGAAGATTTCCGCGGTTGGATTCCTCGAGAAGTTATCGGAACGCGGTAGAGCGGAAATCGCCCTCGGCTACGATGGGTCTACGGGTTTGCTCACCAGTCGATCAGGAGTAAGTTGAAAATCTTTATCATTTAATCGTTATTGATATTGGAAAACTTCCATCGATTGAATAGATAtactttttcctttatttttttcgattgcacggaaaaaaatgttaagaattttaatgctaataatttattgcttaatggaaatatatttcgaatCAAAATCTACATCAGTTAATATCTTATGCAAAACTGTATCAATGCAATgtgcaatattataattttcaggGGGATGaaacgtacatatataattacgatAGTCTGGGACGTGTCACCGATGTGATACTGCCGACAGGCGAGAAGCTAAAACTATTGTCGGATTTGTCTGATGAGGATGATGGATTGTTAGTAAAGGTGTCTGCACCACTGCAAGCTTTATCGAAAGGTGACAAACAGCGAATCGTGGAGTTCAAAATGAAGAACGAGAAGTCGAAGATGTTGACGATCACTGAcggtatatattttttcaaacttatAATTTCTTagttagtttttattttatttatcacgaACTACGTCTTGTTACAGTTATCCGTCTAAtgcgttttattataataaaacaaaattattaatttctaacaCAGTTCATGATTTTCCATTTGCAGGTACTAAGCTTCTGAAGGCCATTGCGTTTACGAACAGCAGCCTGGAAGTATTTCTACCTGGTGGTGGTCGACTACTGAGCGCGGCGATGACGAAGCACCCACTACTGGAGGCAGCTCTACCAGTAGAAGCGGAAATGTTGCCTATGTGGAGCTACCAACTAATGTCATTGGGTGAACTGACAAACACCATGACGACCACGTACAACCTAGTCGGAGACGTCAGCCACTTCCAACAGACGCTCAACAGGGAGATCTGGGTGAACGACACGCGAGTGATCGGAGTCGAATTCGAACAGGCGTTTAGTCGCGAGACGTTCTACGACAAGGCAGGAACTCCTCTATTGACGGTCACCTTCGATCAGGCCGGCCTGCCGCTGGTCTGGCAGCCGCACGAATTGGGCCACAACCTCAGCATCACCTACGATCGCTTCAATAGAATCGAGAGCTGGAAATGGGGCGCTTCCGATGAATCCTACGGTTATGACCGGCACGGCCAGCTGGCAGAGATTACTAACAGCAAGGATGGCACGAAACGTTACACCTATAACGATTTCAATATGCTATCGATGATCACGCTTGCCAGCAACAGAAAATTCGCGCTGCAatacgacgacgatggcggaCTACGACACATCATTCTGCCATCAGAAACCAAACATTCCTTCTCCTGCCAAGCATCTCTTGGTTTCCTGCGAGTCACATACACACCACCCGGAAGTACCCGAGCTTACTTGCAACATTATAGTCACGATGGGAATCTGCTGCAGACTGTGTTCCCAGGTGATGGAGCACGCATCGTCTACAGATATCATACCTCAGGCCAAGTGGCGGAAGTTGTGCACGGCGACGGCAAGAGCGAGATCCGGTATACCGAGAGCGGATTACCCTCTGAAGTGATACACACTGAGAGAGATGTAGAATACAAATGGGACTATCAGTACAGCGCGGGATTGTTGGTAGAAGAGCGTATCGATTTTGGTGCGAAGACTGGCTTGAGTAACGCCAAGTTCACTTTCGAATACGATTCGAACTTCCGGCTGGTCGCGGTGCAGGGCAGAATAGGCGGACAGACTTTACCACCGCACACGATGGCCTACAGTCCTCGATCAGGCACGTTGGAGCAGATTGGCCAATTTAAAGTCACCCGGCCTCAGCCCAATGAGACGACCGTGTTCGACGGCACGGCGTTGTTCTTGCGCACCGTAGACGACCGGTTCTTAGAGACACAGGTCATGGTGACGATTCATCGGATGGAAGTATTCAGGATGGAATTCACGCACGATTCGCGGGGCCGCATCAACCAGACGAGAACGTACACGCGCAACGTCGCGGTCAATACGTACACCAATGTGAAGAATTACACATGGGACTGTGACGGTCAGTTGACTGGCGTAGAAGCTCAAGAACCCTGGGGCTTCAAATACGACGCGAACGGTAATATGCTATCGCTCACGTACCGCGGCAACACGATCCCAATGGAGTACAATGCCATGGATCGAATAGTGAAGTTTGGCGACGGCATTTACAAATATGACAACCGAGGCTTAGTGGTACAAAATGCCAGAGAAGAGAGGTTCAATTACAACGCTAAGGGACTTCTCGTGCGCGCCATCAAACGTGGCCGCTTCGACGTGCGTTATTATTACGATCATCTGGACCGCCTGGCCACCAGGAAGGATAATTACGGCAACGTCACGCAATTTTTCTACAACAATCAGAAGCGGCCGCATGAAGTGAGCCAAATATACAGCCCGCGTGACGGTAAATTAATGTCACTCGTCTACGACGACAGGGGACACCTTATATACGCGCAAGTGTACCGTCATAAATATTACATCGCCACTGATCAGTGTGGTACGCCGATAATGATCTTTAATCAGTACGGAGAGGGCATCAGGGAAATTATGCGATCACCCTATGGTCACATCGTTTATGATTCAAATCCCTATCTTTACTTGCCGGTTGACTTTTGCGGTGGACTTCTGGATCAggtaaaattctaaaattattaaaccaaTAAGCGATaaaattacttatattttaatatgtatgtTATTTGTTGCATTTTTTTGCACCTGATTAAAACTGTTTGATTGTACAGTAGCTGAAACCTCCTTTGCTACATTTCCTATCCTGACGTGTAAATTTCTGGTTTACAGGTCACGTCCCTAGTTCACATGCCGAACGGAAAAGTCTATGACCCGCTAATAGGTCAGTGGATGTCGCCAATCTGGGAGAACGTACTGGATCGAGTGGATAAACCGACGAATTTGCACCTCTACAGATTTAACGGAAACGATCCGATCAATGTCAGGCATACGAACAAACCGAATCAACCAACCGGTAGGTTTACCATGATGTCATCCTCGAGACAACTTGCATTAATTATACCTTATCTTATTATCTCATTTTTCCCTCGCATTACAGATCACATATCATGGCTGACGCATCTCGGATATGATCTGAAGAGTCTAGCACCGCAACTGTTCCCGAACGAGCTGCCGGACAGCCTCGTACCGCAGGCATTCGATCCGGGCGCTTCCATATTTGGCAGAACGAAGAGAACGCGCAATCTGGGCGTACAATCCGGCTTCCTCGCATACATTGCCCAGAGACACTCGGGCGACGCGGTGAGCCTGTCGGCGCCGCCACGGTCCGCCCTGAAAAAGGACACCAGCGAACTGATACCTAGCCGCTTGGGCGCTGCGTCGGATCCACCGTTCGGCAAGGGTATCCTGGTATCGAGAACCGCCGATGGCCAGGCAGTGGTGTCCAGCGTGCCGACGGCGAACGCGATCTACGGCGACGTTTTCACGTCCGTGTTCAATCGCTCGTACTTCCTACCGTTCACGTTCGTCGTGCATAGCGCGCAGCAGGATGCTTTCTACTTTGTGAAGGAGGAGAcgtggcgagcgagcgaggatcGTGGACAGCTGAAGCGGCTGGGCGGCCAGGTGAACACTACGTTCCACGAGAACGAGAacggcagcggcagcagcTCGCTAATCGACGTGAAGATACACGGCGCCAGCTACGTGGTGAACCTGCGCTACGGCACCACGGCGGAGAAGGAGAAGCAgcggctgctgcatcacgcgAAGACGACCGCCATCAGAAAAGCGTGGCACCGGGAACGCGAGGCGCTCAAGCTGAACATCCTCACGTCGGTCGAGTGGATGATCGCTGAACAGGACGAGATCATGAAAAACGGTCTCGCGTCCAACTACGAGGGCGAGTACATACACGACGCGCAGCAGTACCCCGAGCTCGCGGAGGACCCATACAACATCAGGTTCGTGAAGAAGTCCGTCGATCAGTCGAGCAAGAAGCGACGCAGGAGGAGAGGTGCGTCGCCCTGCAAGCTCTGGTGGATAGACAAGATGTGCTAGAGTGAGGTCGACGTCGTCTatttcgtcgtcgtcattgtcatcgtcatcgttggCGTCGACACCGAGCGTCAGTAATCGTATCGTACCCCCGCCCCCGCGTGCGTGGGGACATTGTCCAGTACGTCGATGCCTGCGGGAAGTTTCGAGTGAACGACACACCCGGAGCGAGCGAAGGATGAATGAGAAGTCGACGAGAGGGATAAGAgggataagagagagagagagagagagaaaaaaaaagagggaagaaagaggaagagagaaaagccgAGCGAGCCGCTGCGTAGCACGCAGCAGCAGCGCAGCGTCCGTATATGCGCACCGCATATATAAACGTACTGAACACTatcaaaaaagttttataccAAAGTCTATTTGTGTATTTCGAAGATGCCAAAAACACTAtaacgttatattatatatatataatatattataaatatatacatatatatatattatatgccgCGAGATATAGGGTACATAGTGCGTAAGAGCGTTTAAGGGTACACGCGCGGGGGAACGCGGGTTTCGCCGAGTATATTTCGCTCCACGGACCAGCTGTGCGACCGGTCTGCGACCGATTTTCGCAGATCCGCGAAAGCCTTACGAACGACGGCGACTGCGAGGGAAGAGAGACTGGATCGGGAGAGGGTGTGTGTGGCCTGGTTCCGAACTACGAAAGGGAATACTGCGAGAATCTTCTCAAAGATATGTACGGTGCGACGCAGAACTTGGAGAACATTACTGCCAGTTTGAACTCGACTCCAAGGAGCCTGGCTGTGTTCGCGTGAAGCAAGGCCGGCAAGCTCGTCGCGAGTTTGTGCTCGAGGCCTAAAGTAAAACATGGCAAACCGTGGTACCGTGACGACGCGCCGCATCGACGCGAGATAACTATATAGGCAAATTGCGAAGAGCGAAACgagggaagagaagagagccgAAGTCGAAGAGCAGGCCATTCGTCGTTGAGGGCGACTCGAGTGAGAGAAACTAGTCAATACATAGCTTTACATCCACCTAGTGGTCCTCTTCAGCGGAGATTCATGCAGAGTAAATGCGAGAAGCACGTGAATCGCAGAAGGACTGTTGCCATTGGCATGATCATGATGAATTGGACGAGTTTGCCTGGCGCGGTCGTCCCCGTTCGATCCGCGCGATATTTTAACGTCGTACTTAGAAGAAGCGCGGTGGAAATGCGGTACTCACAACGGCGGACGCGGTTGTTGGAAAGCAGCGGAAAGAACGCAGAACGCGCGGCACGTGTCTCAACAATGAATGGCCCCGTGAG
This genomic interval carries:
- the LOC105279217 gene encoding teneurin-a isoform X4; this encodes MDSEGTLGRGHSNGGRGLRRQRSLEWRERRGYGAGAQSSSDDEDNARHAVGPVSSSSGTRGARSPGQVFASILAQQYGNAGDRSYRTGSDTEGAATTDNPTTPFPTPPPTLTPNHRQASPFPLESTNSRRHHYNGSISSERSRNGNGETVYAASAKKATSGGGTLGRRTRRGHASALSSSSTASDRSETVFPDEHTRIHLTNGLPRPIYFADTGRDSPPEPAPPEVPPRGPSLHATHTLRTQQNRNGCPPNAASGNFTVPSDQMPNETYSEYLMSGSPRSYPARSPGVASTPTVTRLPPPQQQVTVGSLGGGLGGAGNGGTATVGAQGQAMVMPGFPLRAAAVPHYSPYSPSRFHIDKRCQHRCSWKCFSIALILVTVALMAMLAYFATVNSMRQIDSTNCILVQDIKAVTHENAHVHDSISTQIPTEESLPTSTAEHSSAADNTGDQQSDPQIQQSAQQWPAVLELQAYNVAHSSVIAPYNFWNTEFRNKQPAFIRLNLTLPWGANFAVYGRRNVAPSVTQYDFVEFVKGGRVMQRLKRDVATEAVSFMKSSNAQEHVASSVVSYQHVLVRRSVVEPLMVNVSLLQYFDTGDWFLSVYNDELQPYKVTLIITEAEGVSTTCPNDCSGRGSCYLGKCDCIDGYQGADCSKSVCPVLCSSHGQYGGGMCHCEEGWKGSECDIPLGDCQVPDCNQHGQCDRGSCVCNPGWKGVFCDEPDCSDPNCSGHGACVSGKCYCKAGWQGERCNQVDQQVYQCLPGCSDHGTYDLESAACICEEHWTGVDCSQPSCGLDCGPHGSCEQGRCKCHDDWTGTKCDQKPCDSRCAEHGQCKNGTCVCSQGWNGRHCTLPGCENACSRHGLCTLQDGEYSCECSTGWAGRDCSIQLEMECNDYVDNDEDGMMDCSDSECCTHDACSDHIMCLTSNNPVDVLLRKQPPSVTASFYQRVKFLVEENSVQSYAHMDEYTESRVAVMRGRVVTEQGLGIVGIRVSVDKEARFGFTLTRTDGWFDVLVNGGGAVTLQFQRSPFKPLTRTVFVPWNQIVVLPPIVMVLSKEGEPYKSNQPPSPAMGFPGISMGLFSEHGPCLEHDHEMLRPIIVSTWMPEKVGGLPGKSLVFSESQIVQESIAIPGSNLHLMYQSSQAAGYLSTVRMQLTGPFIPKSLTHVHVHVEIEGSLHTKTYEADPNLTHTFAWNKRNVYKQKVYGVAQARISIGYQHSTCPSVIWETQTAILQGFDVDISDIGGWGLDIHHHYNFHEGILQKGDGSTLHFKQYPRTVKVVMGTGLQRSLVCQNCNDLAKDSRLLTPVALTSGPDGSIYVGDFNLVRRITPEGNVYTVLILSATQVAYQYYLCISPADGHLYISDPEKHQILKALSLEQVQDPSINIEPVVGSGERCIPGDEGHCGDEGPAIHAKLAHPKGIAIAADKTMYIADGTNIRAVDPRGIIHTLVGHHGHHNHWSPAPCIGAIPAHQAQLQWPTGLTLSPLDGSLHFIDDRLVLKLTSDLKVRVVAGTPLHCTSSANGNNNNELLKMNLTSTLKKLDEVLGSVLAVGFSPTGELYIADRDSHRVNSIRIVDSSGKMSHFAGQQQERLRGQCECNNTTPSSKDIDACTCTDDTSSTETLLSSNVKFTAISALAVSPDGILHVADQGSLHILALQPYLPNHDESGEFNIPFPPSNEVYVFNRYGQHISTKDLTSGKTRYSFLYSKNTSFGKLSTVTDSAGNKIQFLRDYSSVVSSIENTQDHKSELKISAVGFLEKLSERGRAEIALGYDGSTGLLTSRSGGDETYIYNYDSLGRVTDVILPTGEKLKLLSDLSDEDDGLLVKVSAPLQALSKGDKQRIVEFKMKNEKSKMLTITDGTKLLKAIAFTNSSLEVFLPGGGRLLSAAMTKHPLLEAALPVEAEMLPMWSYQLMSLGELTNTMTTTYNLVGDVSHFQQTLNREIWVNDTRVIGVEFEQAFSRETFYDKAGTPLLTVTFDQAGLPLVWQPHELGHNLSITYDRFNRIESWKWGASDESYGYDRHGQLAEITNSKDGTKRYTYNDFNMLSMITLASNRKFALQYDDDGGLRHIILPSETKHSFSCQASLGFLRVTYTPPGSTRAYLQHYSHDGNLLQTVFPGDGARIVYRYHTSGQVAEVVHGDGKSEIRYTESGLPSEVIHTERDVEYKWDYQYSAGLLVEERIDFGAKTGLSNAKFTFEYDSNFRLVAVQGRIGGQTLPPHTMAYSPRSGTLEQIGQFKVTRPQPNETTVFDGTALFLRTVDDRFLETQVMVTIHRMEVFRMEFTHDSRGRINQTRTYTRNVAVNTYTNVKNYTWDCDGQLTGVEAQEPWGFKYDANGNMLSLTYRGNTIPMEYNAMDRIVKFGDGIYKYDNRGLVVQNAREERFNYNAKGLLVRAIKRGRFDVRYYYDHLDRLATRKDNYGNVTQFFYNNQKRPHEVSQIYSPRDGKLMSLVYDDRGHLIYAQVYRHKYYIATDQCGTPIMIFNQYGEGIREIMRSPYGHIVYDSNPYLYLPVDFCGGLLDQVTSLVHMPNGKVYDPLIGQWMSPIWENVLDRVDKPTNLHLYRFNGNDPINVRHTNKPNQPTDHISWLTHLGYDLKSLAPQLFPNELPDSLVPQAFDPGASIFGRTKRTRNLGVQSGFLAYIAQRHSGDAVSLSAPPRSALKKDTSELIPSRLGAASDPPFGKGILVSRTADGQAVVSSVPTANAIYGDVFTSVFNRSYFLPFTFVVHSAQQDAFYFVKEETWRASEDRGQLKRLGGQVNTTFHENENGSGSSSLIDVKIHGASYVVNLRYGTTAEKEKQRLLHHAKTTAIRKAWHREREALKLNILTSVEWMIAEQDEIMKNGLASNYEGEYIHDAQQYPELAEDPYNIRFVKKSVDQSSKKRRRRRGASPCKLWWIDKMC
- the LOC105279217 gene encoding teneurin-a isoform X5, producing the protein MHHYYTQEDIDRVEYLMSGSPRSYPARSPGVASTPTVTRLPPPQQQVTVGSLGGGLGGAGNGGTATVGAQGQAMVMPGFPLRAAAVPHYSPYSPSRFHIDKRCQHRCSWKCFSIALILVTVALMAMLAYFATVNSMRQIDSTNCILVQDIKAVTHENAHVHDSISTQIPTEESLPTSTAEHSSAADNTGDQQSDPQIQQSAQQWPAVLELQAYNVAHSSVIAPYNFWNTEFRNKQPAFIRLNLTLPWGANFAVYGRRNVAPSVTQYDFVEFVKGGRVMQRLKRDVATEAVSFMKSSNAQEHVASSVVSYQHVLVRRSVVEPLMVNVSLLQYFDTGDWFLSVYNDELQPYKVTLIITEAEGVSTTCPNDCSGRGSCYLGKCDCIDGYQGADCSKSVCPVLCSSHGQYGGGMCHCEEGWKGSECDIPLGDCQVPDCNQHGQCDRGSCVCNPGWKGVFCDEPDCSDPNCSGHGACVSGKCYCKAGWQGERCNQVDQQVYQCLPGCSDHGTYDLESAACICEEHWTGVDCSQPSCGLDCGPHGSCEQGRCKCHDDWTGTKCDQKPCDSRCAEHGQCKNGTCVCSQGWNGRHCTLPGCENACSRHGLCTLQDGEYSCECSTGWAGRDCSIQLEMECNDYVDNDEDGMMDCSDSECCTHDACSDHIMCLTSNNPVDVLLRKQPPSVTASFYQRVKFLVEENSVQSYAHMDEYTESTFWSSFTPRRVAVMRGRVVTEQGLGIVGIRVSVDKEARFGFTLTRTDGWFDVLVNGGGAVTLQFQRSPFKPLTRTVFVPWNQIVVLPPIVMVLSKEGEPYKSNQPPSPAMGFPGISMGLFSEHGPCLEHDHEMLRPIIVSTWMPEKVGGLPGKSLVFSESQIVQESIAIPGSNLHLMYQSSQAAGYLSTVRMQLTGPFIPKSLTHVHVHVEIEGSLHTKTYEADPNLTHTFAWNKRNVYKQKVYGVAQARISIGYQHSTCPSVIWETQTAILQGFDVDISDIGGWGLDIHHHYNFHEGILQKGDGSTLHFKQYPRTVKVVMGTGLQRSLVCQNCNDLAKDSRLLTPVALTSGPDGSIYVGDFNLVRRITPEGNVYTVLILSATQVAYQYYLCISPADGHLYISDPEKHQILKALSLEQVQDPSINIEPVVGSGERCIPGDEGHCGDEGPAIHAKLAHPKGIAIAADKTMYIADGTNIRAVDPRGIIHTLVGHHGHHNHWSPAPCIGAIPAHQAQLQWPTGLTLSPLDGSLHFIDDRLVLKLTSDLKVRVVAGTPLHCTSSANGNNNNELLKMNLTSTLKKLDEVLGSVLAVGFSPTGELYIADRDSHRVNSIRIVDSSGKMSHFAGQQQERLRGQCECNNTTPSSKDIDACTCTDDTSSTETLLSSNVKFTAISALAVSPDGILHVADQGSLHILALQPYLPNHDESGEFNIPFPPSNEVYVFNRYGQHISTKDLTSGKTRYSFLYSKNTSFGKLSTVTDSAGNKIQFLRDYSSVVSSIENTQDHKSELKISAVGFLEKLSERGRAEIALGYDGSTGLLTSRSGGDETYIYNYDSLGRVTDVILPTGEKLKLLSDLSDEDDGLLVKVSAPLQALSKGDKQRIVEFKMKNEKSKMLTITDGTKLLKAIAFTNSSLEVFLPGGGRLLSAAMTKHPLLEAALPVEAEMLPMWSYQLMSLGELTNTMTTTYNLVGDVSHFQQTLNREIWVNDTRVIGVEFEQAFSRETFYDKAGTPLLTVTFDQAGLPLVWQPHELGHNLSITYDRFNRIESWKWGASDESYGYDRHGQLAEITNSKDGTKRYTYNDFNMLSMITLASNRKFALQYDDDGGLRHIILPSETKHSFSCQASLGFLRVTYTPPGSTRAYLQHYSHDGNLLQTVFPGDGARIVYRYHTSGQVAEVVHGDGKSEIRYTESGLPSEVIHTERDVEYKWDYQYSAGLLVEERIDFGAKTGLSNAKFTFEYDSNFRLVAVQGRIGGQTLPPHTMAYSPRSGTLEQIGQFKVTRPQPNETTVFDGTALFLRTVDDRFLETQVMVTIHRMEVFRMEFTHDSRGRINQTRTYTRNVAVNTYTNVKNYTWDCDGQLTGVEAQEPWGFKYDANGNMLSLTYRGNTIPMEYNAMDRIVKFGDGIYKYDNRGLVVQNAREERFNYNAKGLLVRAIKRGRFDVRYYYDHLDRLATRKDNYGNVTQFFYNNQKRPHEVSQIYSPRDGKLMSLVYDDRGHLIYAQVYRHKYYIATDQCGTPIMIFNQYGEGIREIMRSPYGHIVYDSNPYLYLPVDFCGGLLDQVTSLVHMPNGKVYDPLIGQWMSPIWENVLDRVDKPTNLHLYRFNGNDPINVRHTNKPNQPTDHISWLTHLGYDLKSLAPQLFPNELPDSLVPQAFDPGASIFGRTKRTRNLGVQSGFLAYIAQRHSGDAVSLSAPPRSALKKDTSELIPSRLGAASDPPFGKGILVSRTADGQAVVSSVPTANAIYGDVFTSVFNRSYFLPFTFVVHSAQQDAFYFVKEETWRASEDRGQLKRLGGQVNTTFHENENGSGSSSLIDVKIHGASYVVNLRYGTTAEKEKQRLLHHAKTTAIRKAWHREREALKLNILTSVEWMIAEQDEIMKNGLASNYEGEYIHDAQQYPELAEDPYNIRFVKKSVDQSSKKRRRRRGASPCKLWWIDKMC